In a single window of the Olivibacter sp. SDN3 genome:
- a CDS encoding HAMP domain-containing sensor histidine kinase, with the protein MKLANKFTLWFIGIILLITPISMLNTFNGIRKRIDNSEIERLKTVNDEVSKQLSEGVAPDKYTQGRPIVITPLDTPIPEEKVNVLKQCYDAQNTDDECRITVTSYYAINNHFYKVSSYNYVTQSRQIFNGMLQTAIIKILITSLIVLATVRLVSKKILSPFNQTLRNIQQFSIRKKQPLILTATNTIEFKELNQFLKRMTDKAINEYGLVKEFSENASHELQTPLAILRSKLELLTETTIQSNQALLIVDMQNAIEKLSRINHSLLLLTKLENQEFEVTHEIDFSQHVRELLSVYEDRISIKGITIDPQIEGSVYLKMNAALADMLYDNLLSNAIRHNINNGNIFLTVNSAGISISNTGPAPFCPTEELFQRFKKSNQCNNSIGLGLSIVKRICELNNFNISYVYQNGLHTLKVIFPETALTKTTTMMAGKTSTSKLLQ; encoded by the coding sequence GAAACTCGCCAATAAATTTACGCTATGGTTCATCGGAATTATTCTTTTAATTACACCGATTAGCATGCTCAATACCTTTAACGGTATTCGTAAAAGAATAGATAATTCAGAAATCGAACGGCTTAAAACCGTTAACGACGAAGTGTCAAAACAATTAAGTGAAGGCGTCGCTCCCGATAAGTATACACAAGGCAGGCCTATTGTTATTACACCGCTTGACACACCTATACCCGAAGAAAAAGTAAACGTACTGAAGCAATGCTATGATGCCCAAAACACTGACGATGAATGCCGCATCACCGTTACCAGTTACTATGCCATCAATAATCACTTTTACAAAGTTTCATCATATAACTACGTTACCCAGTCCCGGCAAATTTTTAATGGCATGCTCCAAACAGCTATCATTAAAATATTGATTACCAGTCTCATTGTACTGGCAACCGTACGCCTAGTATCCAAAAAAATTTTATCGCCTTTCAATCAAACCCTTCGAAACATTCAACAATTCAGTATCCGGAAAAAGCAACCATTAATTTTAACAGCCACCAACACTATCGAATTCAAGGAACTCAATCAATTCTTGAAAAGAATGACAGATAAAGCTATAAACGAATATGGATTAGTCAAAGAGTTCAGCGAAAATGCTTCTCACGAGCTGCAGACCCCATTAGCAATTTTACGTAGCAAACTTGAACTTTTGACAGAAACAACCATCCAAAGTAACCAGGCACTACTCATTGTTGATATGCAGAATGCTATCGAAAAACTTTCCAGGATCAATCATTCACTTTTATTATTAACAAAGCTCGAAAATCAGGAGTTCGAAGTCACCCATGAGATCGATTTTTCACAGCATGTGCGAGAACTGCTATCTGTTTACGAAGATCGCATAAGTATCAAAGGCATTACTATCGATCCTCAAATCGAGGGATCCGTCTATTTAAAAATGAATGCCGCACTGGCGGACATGCTGTATGACAACCTATTAAGCAACGCCATCCGTCATAATATAAACAATGGCAATATATTTTTAACCGTCAATAGCGCAGGCATCAGCATCAGCAACACCGGACCGGCACCCTTCTGTCCTACCGAAGAACTGTTCCAACGCTTCAAAAAAAGCAATCAATGCAACAACAGCATAGGCTTGGGTCTTTCTATTGTCAAGAGAATATGTGAATTGAATAATTTCAACATATCCTACGTGTATCAAAACGGTTTACATACATTAAAGGTGATATTTCCGGAGACAGCGCTCACTAAAACAACAACAATGATGGCAGGTAAAACATCTACCAGCAAATTGTTACAATAA
- a CDS encoding TolC family protein: protein MPLALTNGLEAQEILSLKEALNTAVNNYSTVKAKENFAQAARLSAEHAKREYLPNLVLSGQQDYGTINGQNGPLYGFGGYGVASSGLPLPNQNWNAAFGSLYLANINWDFFAFGRAKERIKVAQQTADRENRDLQQELFNHQVKVAAAYLNLLAAQKLTQSYEKNLHRADTFRQVVVTRASNGLIAGVDSSLANAEVSNAKIAFTNAKDTEQEQANSLAQLMGVPAQEFILDSIFISNVPRDIEHVVTLDLKAHPVLQWYQSRINVGEEQSKYLKTFYYPTFSLIGVMQTRGSGFYSDYAVNQTSYTQNYFEGIKPTRSNYLIGIGLTWNITQPLRVSKQLKAQDFNNRALANEYELANQQLSAQLVLADTKIQNALSNYREVPTQIKAASDAFLQKTVLYKNGLTNLVDVTQALYALIRAETDRDIAYNNLWQALLYKAAAAGDFSLFIDKVTS, encoded by the coding sequence TTGCCATTAGCCCTTACAAATGGTTTGGAAGCGCAGGAAATTTTAAGCCTGAAAGAAGCGCTGAATACCGCCGTAAATAATTACAGTACCGTTAAAGCCAAAGAAAATTTTGCGCAAGCTGCACGGCTTAGCGCCGAACACGCAAAGCGGGAATATCTCCCGAATCTCGTGCTTTCAGGTCAACAAGATTACGGAACCATCAACGGACAAAATGGGCCGCTCTATGGTTTTGGGGGATATGGCGTAGCTTCTTCCGGTCTGCCACTCCCGAACCAGAACTGGAATGCTGCTTTTGGTTCGCTTTATTTAGCTAATATCAACTGGGATTTTTTTGCTTTCGGAAGAGCAAAAGAGCGCATAAAAGTCGCCCAACAAACAGCCGATAGAGAAAATAGGGATCTACAACAAGAACTTTTTAATCATCAAGTAAAAGTAGCAGCCGCTTACCTAAATTTGTTAGCCGCACAAAAACTCACACAATCTTATGAAAAAAATCTTCATAGAGCCGATACCTTTCGGCAAGTAGTGGTGACCAGAGCATCTAATGGATTAATTGCCGGGGTAGACTCTTCTTTAGCGAATGCAGAAGTATCTAATGCCAAAATAGCGTTCACGAACGCAAAAGACACCGAACAGGAACAGGCTAATTCTTTGGCTCAGCTCATGGGCGTTCCGGCCCAAGAGTTTATACTCGATAGTATTTTTATTTCAAATGTGCCTCGTGATATCGAGCATGTAGTAACACTCGATTTAAAAGCGCATCCCGTTCTACAATGGTACCAATCACGCATCAACGTAGGTGAAGAACAATCGAAATATCTAAAAACATTCTATTACCCAACCTTTTCGTTAATAGGTGTCATGCAAACACGGGGATCCGGCTTTTACAGTGATTACGCAGTAAATCAAACATCATATACACAAAATTATTTTGAAGGAATCAAACCTACCCGTAGCAATTACCTCATTGGCATCGGCCTTACCTGGAACATTACCCAACCACTCCGCGTTTCAAAACAATTAAAAGCACAAGACTTCAACAACCGCGCATTGGCAAATGAATATGAACTGGCAAACCAACAATTAAGTGCCCAACTCGTTCTCGCAGATACTAAAATACAAAATGCACTCAGCAATTATCGGGAGGTGCCTACACAGATTAAAGCCGCTTCAGATGCTTTCTTACAGAAGACCGTATTATATAAAAACGGACTTACCAACCTGGTGGATGTCACGCAGGCACTCTATGCTTTAATAAGAGCGGAAACAGATCGTGATATTGCATACAATAACCTTTGGCAGGCTTTGCTTTATAAAGCGGCCGCCGCTGGAGATTTCAGTTTATTTATTGATAAAGTTACATCATAA
- a CDS encoding efflux RND transporter permease subunit, producing the protein MNLIRFALRKPITIMVIVAGLFFFGIKAVTSIKIDIFPKLDMPVIYISHPFTGYTPEQMESFFAKQYVNILLYTNGLKSIETKNIQGLTLMKLSFYPGTDMAQAAGELASFTNRIQAVFPPGSNPPFIIRFDASTLPVGQLVISSKTRNNNELSDLANTYVRSSFTSISGLVAPPPFGGNVRTVVINADPALLRSHNMTPDQLVEALRLNNQTAPSGNVRIADKNYITPTNTTIKQVKDFEDIPLFKEGVQNLYLRDVANVQDAADITSGYALVNGKRSVYLNIAKSADASTWEVVKNLKAAVPQIQSQLPEDVEVSYEFDQSVYVMNSVKSLLTEGAIGAILTGLMVVLFLGDLRGALIVILTIPTSIISGILFLDLFGQTINIMTLSGLALAIGILVDESTVTIENIHQHLDMGKPKALAIWEACKEIAFPKLLILFCILAVFAPAFTMGGIPGSLFLPLALAIGFSMIASYFLAQTFVPIMANWIMKIKHHQKDQATPSTETRQQPSSTEQKIASAESADINRDGKIGIFERLRNRYLRFLERLIPHRKPIVIAYLILICALATLLMSQIGRDVLPKVNGNQFQVRLRAPEGTRIEATERKTAQAIDEIRELVGPDNVSITSAYVGTHPSLFSTSPIYLWMAGPHESVIQVALEEHFHTDIDELKEQIRTALTKRMPEIKPSFEPIELTEKILSQGSPTPIEVRFSGRDKKLNEAYAHQLITKLQAIDYLRDVQLGQSTKYPAINIEVDRMRAAQLGVDMNDISRSLIASTSSSRYTDKNIWIDQTIGNSYSVQVQIPEGKMNNMDEISEIPLLRNSSRPVLGDVSQLTTGTTYGEVDNLGAMPMLTVTANISDKDLGTAATDVKASIASMGELPRGLEVELIGLSDTLEETMGSLEGGLLIAIVVIFLMLAANFQSFKVSGIVLATVPAVIMGSTALLMLTGATLNLQSYMGLIMSVGVSISNAVLLITNAEEIRMTTGDSILSATKAASLRLRPIVMTALAMIVGMIPLASGLGEAGDQSAPLGRAVIGGLIASTFAALFILPLVFAWGQNKTSIQSVSLDPEDEESIHYIPSITKRN; encoded by the coding sequence ATGAATTTAATTCGCTTTGCATTACGTAAACCTATAACCATCATGGTTATTGTAGCAGGGCTATTCTTCTTCGGCATTAAAGCCGTTACATCTATAAAGATCGACATATTCCCAAAACTCGACATGCCTGTCATCTATATATCGCATCCATTCACAGGATACACGCCGGAGCAGATGGAATCATTTTTTGCTAAGCAATATGTTAACATATTATTATATACCAATGGTTTGAAGAGTATTGAGACAAAAAACATTCAGGGTTTAACCCTGATGAAGTTAAGTTTTTATCCCGGAACCGATATGGCACAGGCCGCGGGTGAACTCGCCTCATTCACCAACCGTATCCAAGCTGTTTTCCCTCCCGGGTCCAATCCACCATTTATTATTCGTTTCGACGCCTCTACCTTGCCAGTTGGTCAGCTGGTAATCAGTAGTAAAACACGTAATAATAATGAGTTGTCCGATTTAGCTAACACCTATGTTCGATCTTCCTTCACCTCAATAAGCGGATTGGTAGCTCCTCCCCCTTTTGGTGGCAACGTTCGTACCGTAGTTATTAATGCCGACCCGGCCTTATTACGGTCGCATAATATGACGCCCGATCAGTTGGTGGAGGCACTTCGTTTAAATAATCAAACGGCACCTTCGGGAAATGTCCGGATTGCCGATAAAAATTATATCACCCCTACTAATACAACCATAAAACAAGTAAAAGACTTTGAAGATATCCCCTTATTTAAAGAGGGTGTACAAAACCTGTACCTGCGAGATGTAGCTAATGTGCAAGATGCGGCCGATATTACTTCGGGGTATGCCCTTGTAAATGGCAAACGTTCTGTATATCTTAACATAGCCAAAAGTGCCGACGCTTCCACTTGGGAAGTCGTAAAAAACCTAAAGGCTGCTGTACCTCAAATTCAAAGTCAGTTACCAGAAGATGTAGAAGTCAGCTATGAATTCGATCAATCGGTGTATGTTATGAATTCTGTTAAAAGCCTGCTTACAGAGGGGGCCATTGGGGCTATTTTAACGGGTCTAATGGTGGTGCTTTTTCTTGGCGACCTGCGCGGGGCCCTCATCGTAATATTAACGATTCCTACTTCCATTATATCGGGTATTCTATTTCTCGATCTTTTTGGACAAACCATCAACATCATGACCTTAAGTGGCCTTGCCCTGGCCATTGGTATACTGGTGGATGAAAGTACGGTAACCATTGAAAACATCCATCAACATCTGGATATGGGCAAACCCAAGGCTTTAGCCATCTGGGAGGCTTGTAAAGAAATTGCCTTTCCTAAACTGCTCATTCTATTTTGTATATTGGCTGTTTTTGCCCCGGCCTTTACCATGGGTGGTATCCCGGGATCCCTCTTCCTTCCTCTGGCTTTGGCCATAGGATTCAGTATGATCGCTTCCTATTTTCTCGCACAGACCTTTGTACCTATCATGGCCAACTGGATCATGAAAATCAAACACCATCAAAAGGATCAGGCTACTCCCTCAACGGAAACTAGACAGCAACCATCGTCGACGGAGCAAAAAATCGCTTCCGCTGAATCAGCGGATATTAACCGTGACGGAAAAATCGGTATTTTTGAACGCCTACGTAACCGATATTTACGTTTTCTGGAACGCCTGATCCCGCATAGAAAGCCTATCGTAATCGCTTATCTAATCCTTATTTGTGCATTAGCTACATTATTGATGTCACAAATTGGCCGTGATGTGCTACCTAAAGTAAACGGCAATCAGTTTCAAGTGCGCTTACGTGCCCCTGAAGGCACTCGAATTGAAGCAACCGAGCGCAAAACCGCCCAAGCGATAGATGAGATCAGAGAACTCGTAGGGCCGGATAATGTGTCGATTACATCTGCTTATGTGGGTACGCACCCCTCTTTATTTTCTACAAGCCCCATCTACTTATGGATGGCCGGACCACATGAATCGGTTATACAAGTCGCACTGGAAGAACACTTCCATACAGATATCGACGAATTAAAAGAGCAGATCCGTACCGCATTAACGAAACGTATGCCCGAAATAAAACCCTCGTTCGAACCGATTGAGTTGACAGAAAAGATATTAAGTCAAGGTTCTCCAACCCCTATTGAGGTACGTTTTTCGGGCAGGGACAAGAAACTCAATGAAGCGTATGCACACCAATTGATTACCAAACTACAGGCAATAGACTACTTACGCGATGTACAGCTGGGTCAGTCTACTAAATATCCTGCCATAAATATTGAAGTGGATCGCATGCGAGCAGCACAATTGGGTGTCGATATGAACGATATATCCCGATCGCTTATAGCATCTACTTCCTCATCAAGATATACGGACAAAAATATATGGATTGATCAAACAATCGGCAATAGCTACAGTGTACAGGTACAAATACCCGAAGGTAAGATGAATAATATGGATGAGATCAGCGAAATCCCTTTGCTAAGGAACAGTTCCCGGCCGGTACTGGGTGATGTTTCCCAACTCACAACAGGTACCACGTACGGTGAGGTGGATAACCTGGGAGCCATGCCGATGCTCACCGTAACGGCTAATATTAGTGACAAAGATTTGGGTACAGCTGCTACGGACGTAAAAGCGTCCATCGCATCAATGGGAGAATTACCGAGAGGTCTTGAAGTAGAATTAATTGGCTTAAGTGATACGCTTGAGGAAACGATGGGCAGTCTCGAAGGTGGGCTACTGATTGCAATAGTAGTTATCTTTCTGATGTTAGCCGCTAACTTCCAATCTTTTAAAGTTTCTGGTATCGTTTTAGCTACCGTACCCGCTGTCATCATGGGATCAACGGCATTGCTCATGCTTACAGGGGCTACTTTAAACCTGCAATCCTATATGGGCTTGATTATGTCAGTAGGTGTGTCGATATCCAATGCGGTTTTGTTGATAACCAATGCAGAGGAAATACGAATGACAACCGGAGATTCCATTCTTTCCGCTACTAAAGCTGCTTCCCTCCGGTTACGCCCTATAGTTATGACGGCCTTGGCCATGATAGTAGGCATGATCCCATTAGCCAGTGGACTGGGAGAGGCCGGTGATCAATCCGCACCACTTGGAAGAGCGGTTATTGGAGGGTTAATCGCTTCAACCTTTGCTGCACTATTTATTTTACCTCTAGTATTTGCATGGGGACAAAATAAAACAAGTATACAAAGTGTTTCGCTTGATCCAGAAGATGAGGAAAGCATTCACTATATACCTTCTATCACTAAAAGAAATTAA
- a CDS encoding efflux RND transporter periplasmic adaptor subunit gives MNINRIITLCCFSPIVCIFAKCASPSNSAEKARDDSNTAVIETFQLTKGQLVSVIRIPGELIAYQQVDIYAKVNSFVKRLYVDVGSEVKAGQLLAAMEAPEITSQLSGAASRLKSQEAVYLASKATYDRLLETSKTPGTVSQNDLDLALAKQNSDLAQFEAAKAAYKEVDDNKNYLEIRAPFAGIITGRNVSSGAYVGPSGKGSELPIFTLQEQDKLRLVVSVPELYSSYLKKQHEVSFTVKALPHKPFTAKVNRLAGALDTRLRAQRVEMDVNNTDKQLLPGMITEVDIPLNGQDETFIVPSESILESTMGTYIIKVEHDSTKWVPIKLGRQTDDKTEIYGNLNENEQMIKLASEEIRDQSPVAGTLNISQ, from the coding sequence ATGAATATTAATCGAATTATCACTTTGTGCTGCTTTTCCCCCATTGTGTGCATCTTCGCTAAATGCGCTTCACCGTCCAATAGCGCTGAAAAAGCACGCGACGATAGCAATACTGCCGTTATTGAAACCTTTCAATTAACTAAGGGGCAATTAGTTTCTGTCATCCGGATACCCGGTGAGCTCATTGCCTATCAGCAAGTTGACATCTATGCAAAAGTCAATAGTTTTGTAAAGCGGCTATATGTAGATGTTGGAAGTGAAGTGAAGGCCGGCCAATTATTAGCTGCTATGGAAGCTCCTGAGATTACTTCTCAGCTATCCGGGGCGGCGTCTCGTTTAAAATCTCAAGAGGCAGTTTATCTAGCCAGTAAAGCGACTTATGATCGTCTGCTGGAAACCAGCAAGACACCCGGCACGGTATCACAAAATGATCTCGACCTGGCGTTGGCGAAACAAAACTCCGACCTTGCGCAATTCGAAGCTGCCAAAGCAGCATACAAGGAAGTGGACGATAATAAGAATTATCTTGAAATAAGAGCCCCTTTCGCTGGAATAATTACTGGAAGAAATGTAAGTTCCGGAGCGTATGTGGGCCCATCGGGAAAAGGTTCAGAGCTACCAATATTTACTTTACAGGAACAAGATAAGCTGCGTCTGGTGGTGAGCGTACCAGAACTTTACTCTTCTTATCTCAAAAAACAGCATGAGGTAAGTTTTACTGTCAAAGCTCTTCCGCATAAACCCTTTACGGCAAAAGTTAACAGACTTGCCGGGGCGCTCGACACCCGTTTGCGTGCGCAACGCGTGGAAATGGATGTCAACAATACAGATAAACAATTATTACCAGGTATGATTACAGAGGTAGACATCCCACTTAACGGGCAAGATGAAACCTTTATAGTACCCTCTGAATCAATTCTGGAATCTACCATGGGAACGTATATCATTAAGGTTGAACATGATAGCACGAAGTGGGTACCTATAAAGTTAGGTCGTCAGACAGATGATAAAACTGAAATTTATGGCAACCTTAATGAAAATGAGCAAATGATTAAATTAGCCAGTGAAGAAATTCGAGATCAAAGCCCTGTTGCCGGAACGCTAAATATAAGCCAATAA